In Labrus bergylta chromosome 6, fLabBer1.1, whole genome shotgun sequence, the following proteins share a genomic window:
- the tbl1xr1a gene encoding F-box-like/WD repeat-containing protein TBL1XR1a yields the protein MSISSDEVNFLVYRYLQESGFSHSAFTFGIESHISQSNINGALVPPAALISIIQKGLQYVEAEVSINEDGTLFDGRPIESLSLIDAVMPDVVQTRQQAYRDKMAQQQAAASAPASATGGSIAGNAKNGENTANGEENGAHTLANNHADLMEVDGDVEIPQNKAMVLRGHESEVFICAWNPVSDLLASGSGDSTARIWNLSENSTSSSTQLVLRHCIREGGQDVPSNKDVTSLDWNSEGTLLATGSYDGFARIWTKDGNLASTLGQHKGPIFALKWNKKGNFILSAGVDKTTIIWDAHTGEAKQQFPFHSAPALDVDWQSNNTFASCSTDMCIHVCKLGQDRPIKTFQGHTNEVNAIKWDPTGNLLASCSDDMTLKIWSMKQDSCVHDLQAHSKEIYTIKWSPTGPGTNNPSANLMLASASFDSTVRLWDVERGICIHTLTKHQEPVYSVAFSPDGRHLASGSFDKCVHIWNTQTGALVHSYRGTGGIFEVCWNAAGDKVGASASDGSVCVLDLRK from the exons ATGAGCATTAGCAGTGATGAGGTCAACTTCCTGGTCTACAGATACCTACAGGAGTCAG GGTTCTCCCACTCAGCGTTTACGTTTGGTATAGAAAGTCACATAAGCCAGTCAAACATCAATGGTGCTCTGGTTCCCCCTGCTGCCCTCATCAGCATCATCCAGAAGGGCCTGCAGTACGTCGAGGCAGAAGTCAGCATCAATGAG GACGGCACATTATTTGATGGGCGGCCCATAGAGTCTCTGTCCCTGATCGATGCTGTGATGCCTGACGTTGTTCAGACGAGGCAGCAGGCGTACCGGGACAAAATGGCCCAGCAGCAGGCCGCCGCGTCAGCACCGGCATCGGCCACTGGAGGCAGCATAGCTGGCAACGCCAAGAACGGAGAGAATACTGCCAATGGGGAGGAGAATGGAGCCCATACCTTAGCTA ACAACCATGCAGACCTGATGGAGGTGGATGGAGATGTAGAGATCCCTCAGAACAAAGCCATGGTCCTGAGGGGCCACGAATCAGAGGTCTTCATCTGTGCCTGGAACCCTGTCAGTGATCTGCTGGCATCGGG GTCTGGGGATTCGACAGCTCGTATCTGGAACCTGAGCGAGAACAGTACAAGCAGCTCCACACAGCTGGTGCTGAGACACTGCATACGAGAGGGAGGACAGGATGTCCCCAGCAACAAAGACGTCACCTCGCTAGACTGGAAT AGCGAGGGCACGCTGTTAGCAACAGGCTCCTATGACGGCTTTGCCAGAATATGGACGAAGGATG GAAACCTGGCCAGTACACTTGGCCAACACAAAGGTCCCATCTTTGCGCTTAAGTGGAATAAAAAAGGCAATTTTATCCTCAGTGCAGGAGTAGACAAG ACTACAATCATTTGGGATGCCCATACAGGAGAAGCCAAACAACAGTTTCCCTTCCATTCAG CTCCAGCGCTAGACGTTGACTGGCAGAGCAACAACACATTTGCCTCCTGTAGTACAGACATGTGCATCCACGTCTGTAAACTGGGACAGGACAGACCCATCAAAACATTCCAGGGACACACA aaTGAAGTAAATGCAATCAAGTGGGATCCCACAGGGAACCTCCTCGCCTCCTGCTCTGACGACATGACGCTGAAG ATTTGGAGTATGAAACAGGACTCATGTGTCCACGACCTTCAGGCTCACAGTAAAGAAATCTACACCATTAAATGGAGTCCAACCGGCCCTGGAACCAACAATCCCAGCGCTAATCTCATGCTAGCCAG TGCATCGTTTGACTCCACAGTGCGTCTTTGGGACGTGGAGAGGGGCATCTGTATCCACACGCTGACTAAACACCAGGAGCCGGTCTACAGCGTGGCTTTTAGCCCCGATGGTCGGCATCTGGCCAGTGGCTCCTTCGACAAATGTGTGCACATCTGGAATACACAG ACGGGCGCTTTAGTCCACAGTTACAGAGGGACGGGGGGAATCTTTGAGGTTTGCTGGAATGCAGCGGGAGACAAAGTGGGAGCCAGCGCGTCGGACGGATCT gtgtgtgtgctaGACCTTCGGAAATAG